The Acidobacteriota bacterium DNA segment CTGGTGCCGTCAGACCGTGGTTCACAAGCTGAAACCCAGGCGGAACCACACCTGGCGGTCAACCCAATCAATCCAACCAATCTGGTTGCCAGCTATCAGGACAGCCGGTTTGCCAATGGTGGCGCCGTGGCGTTGACCTATGCGACCAGTTTTGATGGTGGTCAGACATGGGTGGAAAGTGTGGTGCCCGCATTAAGTCGGGTCAATGGCGGACCGTGGGATCGAGCCAGTGACCCGTGGGTGGCATTTGGATCTGATAATCGTGTATATCTGGTCAGTTTGGTATTTCAAGAGCGGTCTCCAGAGAATGCCCTTGCTGTGAGCGCTTCGACTGATGGCGGGTTAACCTGGGGAAATCCCGTCACCGTGGTGCAGTCCATTGATGACTTTAATGACAAGGAAACCATTACTGTTGACACCAGCCCAGCCAGTCCATTTCGAGGAACTGTTTATGTCACCTGGGATGCCAATGTGTTTGGTTCTGACGGAACCACGATTCGCCAGGAACTGGTTCTATCTCGTTCGACCGATGAGGGCCGAACCTGGAGCGACCCAATCAAGATTCGGCGTAAAGGGGCCAATGTTGGTGTGATTCCCAGAGTTGGACCAGATGGAAGCCTGTATACCGTGTGGGCGGGCGGCTCGATTCAGGGGAACCGGATCTGGCTTTTTTTCTCAAAGAGTATGGACGGCGGGCGAACCTGGTCGAAACCTAAAAAATTGCAGGAAATTACCAATCGAGGTATTGCTGGTGCCCGCACAGGCGAGTTCTTACCATCTTTCGATGTAGACCCGACCTCAGGAGAATTGTTTATTGGGTGGCAGGATGCCCGCTGGACCGGCGTTGATCAGGCCACGATCATTACCTCTCGCGATAAAGGCGAGACCTGGACCCTGCCCCGACGAGTCAGTGCTGTCACCGATGACGCTCCCTGTTTTACGGTTTCAGTCGCAACCAGCCCCACTGGTGAAGTTGCCGTAAGCTATTACAGCTTTGCCAATGATCCGGAACGACGCTTTTTGACTGACCTGTTTCTTCAGGTTTCAACCGATGGCGGAAAGACGTTTGGGGCGCCACAACAAGTAACCCCAGCTTCGTTTGATTTGCGATTTGCCGCCCAGGCACGAGGGTTCTTTCTTGGAGATTACATAGGTCTGGCTGGATCAAGTGCCGGCTTTCACTTGCTGTGGGTTGGGACTGACCTGCCATCAGCCGTTGACAACTTTCGCCGTCAGCCAGATGTGTTTTTTGCCACGGTTCCATAAACCTGTACTGACCGCACAATTTCAGAAGAAGAAACCACGAAATACACGAACTACACGAAAAAAGACCTTCTTGCTTCAGGGAAGAAAAAAAGGCGTCACCACACTGGTGACGCCCGAAAACCTGACACCATGACACCGTGACAGGTAAGACAAATTTGCTGGTCGTCAGTCATTGATAAGTCAGTAGTCAGTAGATAAAACCTGGGTTGTTGAATCCGTGGAATTCTTGAAAAGAATTGTTCGTAACTGATTCAAATAGAACCAAATCCGCTTGACAGAGAACTCAATTCCCCAATACTCAGCTACTGACTACTGACTACTGACTACTGACTACTGAC contains these protein-coding regions:
- a CDS encoding exo-alpha-sialidase, giving the protein MLKNKLVIWFATGWWLCVMVAGNYVTAQESQALPERENQVPQAWVDHQLRPFRKLGPLQPPGVFPSVFERWRISPQPQIRAELTSPVRVSQNLVPSDRGSQAETQAEPHLAVNPINPTNLVASYQDSRFANGGAVALTYATSFDGGQTWVESVVPALSRVNGGPWDRASDPWVAFGSDNRVYLVSLVFQERSPENALAVSASTDGGLTWGNPVTVVQSIDDFNDKETITVDTSPASPFRGTVYVTWDANVFGSDGTTIRQELVLSRSTDEGRTWSDPIKIRRKGANVGVIPRVGPDGSLYTVWAGGSIQGNRIWLFFSKSMDGGRTWSKPKKLQEITNRGIAGARTGEFLPSFDVDPTSGELFIGWQDARWTGVDQATIITSRDKGETWTLPRRVSAVTDDAPCFTVSVATSPTGEVAVSYYSFANDPERRFLTDLFLQVSTDGGKTFGAPQQVTPASFDLRFAAQARGFFLGDYIGLAGSSAGFHLLWVGTDLPSAVDNFRRQPDVFFATVP